The Delphinus delphis chromosome 11, mDelDel1.2, whole genome shotgun sequence DNA segment TCAAGACCGTGTTCATTTCAGCCTGGAGTAACAGCCCTCACAGGTTTACAGAGCCCCAGGCCACACATTCTGACCCCACCTCCTGctgctcctccctgcccccctcccccccctttcAGTTCCTCAAACACAACAGGCCTCTGGGCCGTTGCACTAGCTGTTCcatctgcctggaatactcttcctCCAGATTTTCGCACGACTGGCTCCCTCATTTCCTTCAAGTATTtcccaaatgtcaccttctcagtgagccCTACCTTGACCATTCTTTTGAAAATTGCAACCGCCCTACTGCCCCAACTCCCAGTCTCCTTGCCCCTGCTCTATATTTTCCACAAAATTTATTGCCTTCTAGCACATTTATTATGGGtgctattactttttaaaaatttatttattttatttttcggctgccttgggtcttccttgctgtgggcgagctttctctagttgtgtcgagcgggggctactcttcattgtggtgcacgggcttctcatttcggtggcttctcttgctgcagagcatgggctctaggcgtgcaggcttcaatagttgtggctcgcgggctcagtagttgtggcacactggcttagttgctctgcggcatgtgggatcttccccgaccagggctcaaacccatgtcccctgcattggcaggtggattcttaaccactgcgccaccagggaagcccgtggttTCTATTATTAACTGAATAAAAGTTAATGGGGGAGACATAATAAACAGGAAATAGAAGCCTGAGCGTAGGGAAGCTTTTCTTATAAGTGGTTAGTGctataatgaaaatacaacccaggGATGTGACAGAGACCTGCAGGTAGGCTACTTTCTCAAGGCCAGGGAggggacatttgagctgagacctaaaTGATGTGAAGGAGCCCTGAGGAGTTAAAGGGGCAGGCTTGAGAAGGAAGCGCATTCTAGGCTGCAGGAACTGCAAGGGCAGAACTCTGACGTGGGGACCAGCAAATTCATGGGGAGGTGTTCTGAGCTCACCGGCTTCCAGGGCTGCTGGGAAACCCTAGCCTCCTGCGTTTGGTTGTGCACTCCTGCAACCTTCACTGCAGGCCTAGCTGTCGACTGACTCCAGGCAGAGTCTGGGCGCTGAAGTGCGTTTCAGGCCGGCGGGAGTGGCGGAAGCAGAAATGGATAATCCCCAGAAGCAGAGGTCCGGGCGACGCCAGGTGCCGGGTTGGGTGGCTGGGAAGCTGGGCCGGGCCTCGCGGGCTGGATAGGAGCCCGCCCAGAGGAGGCGTCTGGGCCGAGGCCGTCCCAGGCTTGGCTCTGCGGGAGAAGTGGGCCGGGCGGGGAGAGGGGGACtggagggggaaagggaaggtCTCCGAGTTCTCTGGGAGGTGGACTGGGTCCAAGGCCCCCGGACGGCCTGAGGTGGGACTCTGCATTCGAGGCCTCCCGCCACTGACCAGCACTGTGGCTCAGGCGGGTCACGGCCTgtcgggcctcagtttccctcggGCATGGATCGCGGGACGGCTTCGCGGATCGCGAGGCCTAGTGAGTcgtgggcggggaggggcgggggcggtaACTCGAGCCGCCCAAGCAGGGTCTTTCGGCTCCCGTGGCCAAGTTAGCGGCCCGGGCGGAGGCGTGGGGTCCCGAGCCGGAATCGCCCCTGGCCGCGGCCGCAACCCACCCCGCGGGTCGTCCTCCTGGGCTTCGGGGGCGCGGAGGTGAGAGCGGGCCCGGCGGGCTCGGGAGGCGGCGGCCTCCGGGAGGGCGTGGCCCGCGGGGACGTGGCGGGACAGCTCCGTGCGCGATAGGGAAACCGAGGCGGCCGCCGCACCCGGAGTTTGCGGCGCTCGCCGGGGAGTTCCGGTGAGGCGACCCTGTTTCAGGGCGACAGCGGGTTAGGGGCTCCCAGCGGTGGCCACCGGCCAGGGAGTCCCACGCCCCAGCCCGCCGCTCCTCTaacaaaagaattcagaaaaacgCGGTGCACCGGCTTCCCGCCGGGGTTGAAGTCCGGGCCTCGCATCCCtggagtggggaggtgggtggaagACGCCTGTCCCCGTGAGGGGGTGTGGAGACAGTTCGGTGGGCTCCGGATCCCCTCTCCGCGCCCCAGAGCTGAGGCCACTCCTCGAGGAAACATCTgtgttctccccccaccccacccccgcttctcCTCGACCACCATCGGAGAATGGCCCTTCCGCATCTCAGGACCCTGCTTGCTTCTCTCCATAGCCCTTGTCAAGACCGGTCCTTacgttatttattatttaattaatttaaaaattcactaattattatttatttttgtcttttttttacagCCTGTCTCCCCCGCTGAAATGTAGGCTCCAGGAGGGAGGGACTTTGTTTTGTCCACTGTTGTAGTCACAGTTATTTTAACAAATAGTTTTGGAGGGCCTTCCCAAGCCCTGCAAGTGGCTGGATATTGGGGGTTACACTGGGAGACATTCTGGGGCTGGGGACAGCGGTGTAAACACAAAGGAAATCATTGCGGGATGAAAACAGAAGTGAGGGGGTTGCTGGTTGGGTCACCTTAGATCAGAGCACCTTCGTGATCAGTACCACCTTAGACATAGTGATCAGGACAGGCCTCTCAGATTAGCTTACTTGAAGACCACAAATAAACTGTGACAAGTGCtagaagggaaaagcaagaagCCATGAGGGCATTTAACTCTGACCTAGCATTAGAGGGCAGGGCAGTGAGGTCTGAACAGTGATGGTCAGGACAATGGGACTCAGCTCCTTAAATTGCCCGTAAGTTCAGGGCCTGGGTGGTCCCGTGGTGGTTGGGGGGGCGATTATCAgggttcagggaaggcttcctggaggaggtggtggttTCATTTGGCCCCAAAGTCTGAGTAGGAGTTTTCATCCTTTAGGATGGGTTGACTGGCTTTGAGAATTCTTTTGCAGGTGTCCCAGAAACCACGTGGTCAAAGGGCTGAGCCGTGTGGCCAGACGAGAGGCCCCTGCCTTTGCCCAGTGAGCTCTGCTGGTAAGTGGGTCATTGCCAAGACTTGCTCCCAAAGGGTGGGAGTGAATCAGGAGACCAAGCTCCGCTTCTCACTGGCCGTGTGACCATGGGCAGTTCACCTTCACTGTCCTGACCTCAGTTTTCTGAGTCAGGAGGACAGTTGGATGAGATGCCACTTGTGACCTGTGGGGCACCAACGTTCAGTGGTTGAGGTTGATCCTACTCAGCCGTGCCCTGTGTTTGTACTTCGCTCTTATTTACTGAGCTGGTCCCTGTCTGAACCCGCAATGATGGAGGAATGAGGCAggcctgccccaccccagccctatcTGGCCCCGAAGGCTACTAAAGGACAGCTGTGCCATTAACAAATGAGAGGCCAGCAGGGGTCCACAGGGCTCACAGAAACCCTGGATGTGTGGCTTCAGGGTTGGAGCTAAGGGGCCCTCAGATTAGGGGATGGTTTAAGCACAATGGTTTTTATGAGTTTGGGGTCCATTTCAGCTCAGCTGATGCCTTTTCCTTTGGGTTTTAAACAGCTCTGTCAAAGCCCTGCCATACCTCCTGGTCTGATACAATCACATTATCCTTTTCTCTGAGTCCTCTGATGTCCAGTTTTTTGCATGATCCTCACAATAGCCCTTTGAGAGAAAAGGCAGGGGAGActagcccatttcacagatgaaacaCTGAGAGCCTCAGGGCACAGCAAGTGAGAAGAGCCCACAGGCCTGGGGCCCAGGTCTCTCCAGAGCCAGTGCTCTTTTTCCCACAGGGACACAAGGGCTGCCTCCCTCTGATCTGTGTCTGCCTCTCTCACCTCACAGTTCTTATGCGAGCCATGAAGCTGAACGAGAGGAGTGTGGCCCACTACGCCCTGAGCAACTCCCCAGCAGACCACGCAGGCTTCCTGCGCACTTGGGGGGGCGCAGGGACTCCACCCACCCCCAGTGGCACTGGCCGAAGGTGCTGGTTTGTCCTTAAAGGCAACCTGCTGTTCTCCTTTGAGAGTCGAGAGGGCCGGGCCCCACTGAGCCTAGTGGTGCTGGAGGGCTGCACAGTGGAGTTGGCTGAGGCTCCCGTGCCTGAAGAGTTTGCCTTTGCCATCCGCTTCGACGCCCCTGGAGTGCGCCCACACCTGCTCGCGGCAGATGGGCCAGCTGCCCAGGAGGCCTGGGTGAAGGCACTGTCCAGGGCAAGCTTTGGCTACATGCGCCTGGTGGTGCGTGAGCTGGAGAGCCAGTTGCATGATGCCCGCCACAGCCTGGACCTGCATCGCCACTCATCCTGGAAGGCCATTCCCAGCCGCTGTAAGCCCCAGGCTTCTGACCACTGGTCTCCTGGCCTGGAGAATGGTTACTCCCTCTCCAGAGATTGCAGCCCTATGGCCTTGGTGGAAGAAGGGGGCAGCAGGCCAGCAGGGCGGGGCTTGGCCGAGTGGGAGTTGCAGGGCCCTGCCAGCCTCCTCCTAGGCAGGGGGCAGAGCCCCGTGTCCCCTGAGACTTCCTGCTTCTCTACTCTACATGACTGGTATGGCCAGGAGATTATGGAGCTGAGGCGGGTGTGGCTGCAGAGTGCCCAGGGGAGCCAGCCAGAATGTGAGGAACGGGATAGGCCCTGAGCCTGGGCCCTTCGGGTTCAGCCCTTGTCCTGCTGGTCAGGACACCAGGGCCAGTGCTTTTTCAAGAGTTTAATGTTTACTGGTTTCTGAAGTTGCTGTTGGATGTGAGTTCTCCCCTTCCTATTTTTTAGGCTTGCTCCAGGTTCCAAATCCACCCTCACGCCTAGAGGGGACTGAGGAATCATTAACTTTCAACCCCTTTATTTCCTGAGGGCCAGAGAGGAGAGGTTGCTTGCTCAGCAGCCACAGACCTAGGTCTCCTCACTGCCCCTCTCTTAGCGGATATTAATGAAATGGAGGAAGTGGGGAATATTACATGACCACAGGCCGCTCTGCCTTTCACCTACACACGATTCTACAGACACAATTTCCAACATGGGGAATCTTGTATAAATACCAGAAGTTGGCTGCAGTGTTGGCTTGAGGGACTGATATTGTCAGAAAGAGTGGATTTACTGTGTTATGGGGCTTTCTGGAGCCCGGCTCATCCTGAGTGATGAGAAGATTGGGCATGGGACCCCCACTCTGCAATTTGGACAGGACTCTTTGGAGGGAGAGGGCACTTGGCcaatcaagagggatttatcctgCTCCGAAAGCGTTAGGGCCCCATCTTCTTTCCCTGGCTGCCCTGTCAACAGATGGTGCTTGGTCATTGCCCCAGGAGGGCCAGTAGCTTTTATATGTCAGCAGAAATCCTTCCTGTACTGTGTCCTCAGCTGCCAAGTGGGAAGCTGAAGTGGGGAGGCAGTGAGGATCCCTGGGAAAGCCAGTTTCTTACTTTGGTGTTCAGTCCTGGGCCTCTAGGAGCTTGGGCACAGGCTTCCTGGCACGCTGTGATAAACTCTTCTCTCTTGGCTGGACCCCCAGAGAGATGCTCCTCATCCTGAAACCCCCTAGGAACTCGTGCATAGTCTTGCTTGGCACCCAGTGTGTGCCTGCCAAGATCCTCTTGTTCCTACTCTCACCAGCATGGTGCCAAGCATTTGCTTTATCGATTGTTCTGAGAGGAAAAGTGGCTGGTTGGACAGAGCCAGAGGCCAGATCAGCCTGATAGCCTAGGGGTGTGGTGGCAGTGGCTGGATGGAAGATGCAGAGCCTGGTCCAGTCATCCCTCTCCTCCGATATACACAATCTCCCCCTTCTTAGCCTCTCTCCCTTATTGGGGCCTTGGGCAGCCTGAGCTAGAGGCTTCGGCTCAGAGCCTCTTAAGTCCAGGAGGCTGACATGCCGTCCAGGGTCCTGGACCAGTTCCTAGGAAGCCAGGCCTGTTTCCCAAGAATAGGGGCCACCTCCCCAGCCCTGTATGGGAGCCCCACAGCCCCGATGCGTCTTGTTTTATACACAGACACTACGGGCTTTTTGTTATCTTGCTTATTGTTACAGTGCTTTTTATACGATTAAAACATTATggtttttttattacttattttggcTCAAGTTTACTTTAGCAATCACCTGGACAGTTTGTGTGAAAGCCcccatttttccccttttcagatatattttccatttagcTATACATAACATATACCTTGGcatgaaataaaattccaaaatcatTCAAGTAGCACAAGtaacaaatttgtatttttaaattgttttaaaaaatacaatagttTGAAGTTCAATTAAAGTGGTTTCTCATTTCAACAACCCCCTGCTCTGCCACGCCCTGGCGGTCCTGGGTGCGGCAACAATGACAGAAATCTGAAGGCTTCACAAGGACAACTCCAGTCACGTGGCCCCGCCCACCAGGCCCGGAATGAGGGCTGTACCGGGCCCTTGGCGTCATCCTCCTGACGTCACCATGTGGGGCCGCTACAGGAACTAGGCGCATTGCGCAAGTCTGTGAGCTGCACCTCTCGTCTGATCCCTAAAGCCTCGCGAGGCTTCGGGCGGCGTTCTTCCCGAGAGCGGCACGGGGCCCGGGTGGTGGGGTGCAGGTGCCCGGACGAGGGGGGGGAGCTGGGAGATGGCGTCCGGAGCGAGTCGCTGGCTGGCGTTGGCACCCGTCGGATTTGGGGCTTTCCGGAGCGGGCTGAGCCTGGGGAAAGGTGGCGATGTCTCCGCCGGACGGGGCGGCTTAGTTCGGAGTCTGGTACCATCGAGGTCAGTCATCGTTACTCGCAGCGGCGCCATTTTGCCCAAACCGGTGAAAGTGAGTGTCTGCCTGGAGGCGGGGCGAAGGGGCCGAGGACAGTCATTGTGGGGAGTGTGTGCGGGCTCACGCTGATTGATAGGAGCAAAGGCCAGTCGAACGACCGCCTTAGACCGGAAGACGGATCAAGGACAAAGTTTTGCGCTGATGCGCTGCTAATTTTGACAAATGGGAAGAAATGGTCGGGTTAGATCCGGGAGTTGAGCGGGGTGCGTGGAGACAGATGGGGGGCAAGAGCGGAGAAAGACGGCACTTAGCACTAGCTCATCGTGAGGAGTGCGGTGCCCTGGCTCGCCGGAGCCACAAGACTCCGCTTTATGCATCCAGTATAGACAAGTCATGTAACCTCTCCACCATAGAGTTGATGGGATGAAAAACGAATTGTGGaatgattttgtaaataaagggtAAGTGGGACAGACCTTATCTTTTTGCGAGTTTTGACCTAGTATTTAATTTCATGTGATTGGGTGTGCAGAGAATTATTACCATCAGtgtttttacaaatgaagaatctGGGGCCAGACTAGTGAAGCCAGTGTCCAAAGCTAGCAGCTGACTTAGGTTCCGGAACTCAGATTTCCTGCTGGTACAACTGCCACCAGATCCTGTTTTTTCCCACCACTGTGTTATCATATGCCCTCAGTACCCTTGGAGTTTTCTCACTAAAATAGGAACAGTCCCTTATGCCAAGTAAGTTTGCTTTTTGACTCCAGCGCTGTGTGAGACTTacaaaacattcttttaaagCTAGTCTGGCCGACTGCAAGCTCACACAAGGTGAGTTCAGGGCTGTTTCACAGCAGGAAGCACGGTCATGTTGGGGAAGAGCTGCCTTTAAAGAGGCACAACTGAAGcgaaaaacaacttttttttgaaACTCCGTAGGAAGATATGAGaggaaatgttaaaattttactgaaactCCGCCAGTGCATTTAAATAGCTAGTCTTTTAATATAAAGACGTGCTCGattttcaaaacatatttctaaaatttaatgtAGTGAAATCAAATTTCTCAGGCATCAGGGAACCAGTTAAAGAACTGTATAGAATATCCCTTCACTGtacatgttcatttttttgtaaTCTGTTTTCATGTATTTAGTAGTTTATTCAAGGAGAGCTGAACTCTATTCCCTAGTCCAGCTCGTAGTACTTTCTCACCTGTTTATGAGTATCTGCAAGTAATTAACAGGTTGTGCCCTAACTTTTAGATGTCCACGAATGCCTTGTACTTTTCTTACAAGTGCACAGTTTGATGGCCATAAAATCACTTTATctcttcttgtgattttttttcttgctctgaaCTTTTCCAAGGACTTTAAAATCAAGTTGCTTATCATGGATCTCAGGTCCACAGGAGGGAATGCTCCTGAGAGGGCCAGGCCTTCTGTGGTCCTACTGGAGTGGGCTCTGGCGCTCACAGCCACCACTTTGACCCTCTGCAGATGTCCTTCGGCCTTCTCCGTGTGTTCTCCATTGTGATCCCCTTTCTCTATGTCGGGACGCTAATTAGCAAGAACTTTGCTGCTCTACTTGAGGAGCATGATATTTTTGTTCcagaggatgatgatgatgacgactaATAGGTAAGACTTGCTTTTGATGCAACTGTGATGCAGTTTGGCCTGGTAGCAGAATCTGAACATTCGAAGCAGAAGCACAGACTTTTAATGCATTGACTCTTGGTGACTAATGTTTTTATGTCACCTTTTCCCTATGCTGGATGAAAGAAACTATCTTATTGACTTACCGATTCACTGGCGTCTCTTCCAACCAGGTTGGATCCCAGCCAGCCTTTTCTATTTGCCCTTTTATGTACACTCAATTTTCTCAACCCACAAATATTCTTGACAATTTAATATGCCTTACACACCCACCACAAACAACTTCATTTCACCAGCTCCACATTGAAATTTAGAAACTGCAGGCCCTCATCAGTGAGCTCTGGTTACCAAGCTCTGCACCAGCACAGCCTGTACACGGGCACTGCCGCCTGGTTCATACACTGCTCACAAACCCTTCCCCTGTGCCAGTTCCATCCAGCTGTCTTGTGCTGACTTCCTGTGCCCTAATGCAGCCCTAATGGCTGCATTACCGTTATAAACAAGGACCCTCCTGACTCTTTAGTCTGGCATTTAAGGCTTGCGATGATCTGGTCACACCTGTTCTTCCAGCCTTACCTTCCATATTCCCAACCACATACCTATCCCCAATATTCACTATCTCTTGAGTTACTCACTCTCTTGCCCACTCCCAGTGGCCCATTATTCCTCCCAATTGAAAGATTATTTCCCACTGCTCTCATTTCTACCAATTCTTCATTATCTTTGATGAAGTCTTTCCTCCATTTGAAAGTGACTGCTCCGTCCCCTAACTGACCAGTACCTCTTGTGACAGTCGGTATTATATGCTTAAGATATACCCTAAACTCTACTTGACCATATTCTTGCTGCAGGGaacatgtctttttttgtgtgtgtggtacgcaggcctctcactgttgtggcctctcccattgcggagcacaggctccggacgcgcaggcccagcggccatggctcacgggcctaccggctccgcggcatgtgggatcttcccgaaccgggacacgaacccatgtcccctgcatcagcaggcggaccctcaaccactgcgccaccagggaagccctggaacatGTCTTTTTATACCTTTAGGCCCCCAGTGCCCAGTCTCTGGTGAATGTTcagtatatatatgaatgaataattgaatgtACTCAAAACTGCCTATCTCCTGCCATGTTTGGTAGAACCACTGTATGGAATTCTTTCAGTATATGGTAAGAGGACGGCTCTGTCACCCAATTGACTGCTGCTTTACTTTCTTGCAGGGCGTGGAGAAGTATAGAAAGGAGAAAGCCCTAACTTAAGAAATGGTGATGCTCGcagcctctcctccttccctatcAGCAGATGGGCCCAGGGAAAGCCCTCAGCCTCCCAACCCCAGTGAAGCCTCCTGCATGGTCTGTGACCATAGCTCAGATCCCCAGGCTCCGGGAGGTTCCTGGAGATGTGCTATCCACTGAGCATAATCAAATTGTGAATAAACATAATAAACATCAGCTCTGTATGACTGAGTGATGGCTGAAGTTTCGTAATACAAGTAGGCTCTAGTTGCAGTTTCTTCACCCTGCTGTCCTATCTGCTTCAGCTGAACAAATAGGTCTTTGATTTACAACCCAGGGCCTCCAGGCCCCTATGGATCCACAAGGTAATCATGGGGACCTGGGACCAATCTATCTTCGTTATTTACGAAAGCCCAATGGCTGCACAGGCTAACTAAAGGCTCAGCTTTTGTGCTGAGTAACACTGGCTAGTTATCCCATGCAATCAGAAGAAGCTTTGATTGTTTAAAACTCCTTGAGAAATACCACTTTTTAGAATTCTTTCAAAACTTGGATTCCttagatgaaaaaataataaagggcaAGAGGaaaccaaataccgtatgctaacacatatacatggactctaaaaaaaaaaaatggtcatgaagaacctaggggcaagacgggaataaagacacagacctactagagaatagacttgagaatacggggagggggaagggtaactgggacaaagtgagagagtggcatggacatatatacactaccaaacgtaaaacagctagcgggaagcggccgcatagcacagggagatcagctcggtgctttgtgaccacctagaggggtgggatcgggagggtgggagggagacgcaagagggaggagatatggggatatatgtatatgtatagctgattcactttgttatacagcagaaactaacacaccattgtaaagcaattatactccaataaagatgttaaaaaaaacaacaaaaataataataaaggggttGCTGGTGCTGAAAAATTTAGGAATCATCAGGGTGACTGTACCTATAGATACTGAACCCCTTTCTCCAGCATTTAGACTGTCCagggaaggaacagagaagaCTACCATCCAAAGCAAACAGATCAGGTCTTTAACCTGGGTCAAGATTTATTCTCATCGCTAGAGCCACACTCCATTTGCAAAGGGAATACTTCTGTGCGTGCACTGAACAGCTGTGTCCCCTAGCAGGATGCCTGATTGACAAGTTAATTTCATCTTTAGGACCAATGCTTGTTGCGGACAGGAGGTTAGGCCTCTGAGCAGCCATTTTCTTCAGAACCCAGGGAAAAACAGCCCAGCTTGTCAGCTCTACTTCTGGGCCTCTTCGTGCTGCTCGGATCCTCCTCCAGTAGCAAGAGCTGGCTAATTTTGGATAATCTGTGCCATTACACCAAAATATCCAATC contains these protein-coding regions:
- the SMDT1 gene encoding essential MCU regulator, mitochondrial, whose protein sequence is MASGASRWLALAPVGFGAFRSGLSLGKGGDVSAGRGGLVRSLVPSRSVIVTRSGAILPKPVKMSFGLLRVFSIVIPFLYVGTLISKNFAALLEEHDIFVPEDDDDDD
- the PHETA2 gene encoding sesquipedalian-2, whose protein sequence is MRAMKLNERSVAHYALSNSPADHAGFLRTWGGAGTPPTPSGTGRRCWFVLKGNLLFSFESREGRAPLSLVVLEGCTVELAEAPVPEEFAFAIRFDAPGVRPHLLAADGPAAQEAWVKALSRASFGYMRLVVRELESQLHDARHSLDLHRHSSWKAIPSRCKPQASDHWSPGLENGYSLSRDCSPMALVEEGGSRPAGRGLAEWELQGPASLLLGRGQSPVSPETSCFSTLHDWYGQEIMELRRVWLQSAQGSQPECEERDRP